From the genome of Azospirillum brasilense, one region includes:
- a CDS encoding glycogen/starch/alpha-glucan phosphorylase has protein sequence MSSDMTMADATASNVSGSTDLLQQYGCGPIHFTGTHDALYERHLMFDHVVDPTSVGPRERYEAVARSVRDVLSQRWLRTEQTYERENPKRVYYLSMEFLIGRSLANNVMNLLLDPVVARVADEKGIDWLALLDEEPDAGLGNGGLGRLAACFIDSMATMQIPAMGYGLRYEYGIFRQSLRDGWQQEQPDNWLRRPDPWEVARPQEAVEITLGCSFEVRNGTFAAVPGRPSNLLGIPFDRPVVGYGGRTINTLRLWAAAAPHALDFQAFSAGDFVSALAERLSAESLTRVLYPDDSTSMGQGLRFVQEYFLVACSLADLVRRFRRTNLVGSPADWRVLPDKVAVQLNDTHPSLTVSELMRILLDDAGLGWEEAWDITRRTLAYTNHTLLPEALEKWPLPWFELLLPRHLEIILEINRRLLDEVRARFPGDEGRIERVSLVEEGGPRKIRMANLAIVGSHSTNGVAAIHSDLLRTVTVKDLAELYPERFNNKTNGVTPRRWLRLANPALSRCITDAIGDGWITDLSQLAKLTPLADDGAFQDAVREAKRAMKHRFVAWLASTNGITVDPDTIFDCQIKRIHEYKRQLLNALRIVVLYNRMRQNPGLDMAPRTFFFAGKAAPAYRLAKVIIKFLNNLAVAIDDDPVVRGRLRVVFLPEYGVSLAEKLIPASDVSNQISTAGYEASGTSNMKFMMNGALTIGTRDGATIEMAQAAGEENFFLFGLTADQVSGSAGWYSPFWHHHNEPETRAALDLVFSDHFNRNEPGIFEPLRDALLTGGDRFMHLADLTAYLEADRRLLASYAAPQDWTRKVIMNIANSGRFSSDRTIAEYAAEIWDAKPCPVP, from the coding sequence ATGAGCAGCGACATGACCATGGCCGACGCAACGGCGTCGAATGTCTCCGGATCGACGGACCTGCTCCAGCAATATGGATGCGGCCCGATCCACTTCACCGGAACGCACGATGCGCTTTATGAGCGGCACCTGATGTTCGACCATGTGGTCGATCCCACATCGGTCGGTCCCCGCGAACGCTACGAGGCGGTCGCCCGCTCCGTGCGCGACGTGCTGTCACAGCGGTGGCTTCGCACCGAGCAGACCTACGAACGCGAGAATCCGAAACGCGTCTATTACCTTTCCATGGAGTTCCTCATCGGGCGCTCCCTGGCCAACAACGTCATGAACCTCCTTCTCGATCCGGTCGTGGCGCGGGTCGCCGACGAGAAGGGGATCGACTGGCTTGCCCTGCTCGACGAGGAGCCCGACGCCGGACTGGGGAACGGGGGGCTTGGCCGGTTGGCGGCCTGCTTCATAGACTCCATGGCCACAATGCAGATCCCGGCCATGGGATATGGGCTCCGCTACGAATACGGCATTTTCCGGCAGAGCCTGCGGGATGGCTGGCAGCAGGAACAGCCCGACAACTGGCTGCGCCGGCCCGATCCCTGGGAGGTCGCCCGGCCCCAGGAGGCCGTGGAGATCACGCTCGGCTGCTCGTTCGAGGTGCGCAACGGGACGTTCGCCGCCGTGCCCGGCCGGCCGTCCAACCTGCTCGGCATTCCGTTCGACCGCCCCGTTGTCGGGTACGGCGGCCGAACGATCAACACGTTGCGGCTCTGGGCGGCGGCGGCACCGCACGCGCTGGACTTCCAGGCGTTCAGCGCCGGCGACTTCGTCAGTGCGCTCGCCGAACGGCTCTCGGCGGAGTCCCTCACACGGGTCCTGTACCCCGACGATTCGACGAGCATGGGGCAGGGCCTGCGCTTCGTGCAGGAGTATTTTCTGGTCGCCTGCTCCCTGGCGGATCTCGTGCGGCGCTTCCGCCGGACCAATTTGGTCGGTAGCCCGGCCGATTGGCGGGTGCTTCCCGACAAAGTCGCCGTCCAGCTCAACGACACCCACCCGAGCCTGACGGTGTCCGAACTGATGCGGATCCTGCTCGACGACGCGGGGCTCGGCTGGGAGGAGGCGTGGGACATCACGCGGCGGACACTCGCCTACACGAATCACACCCTGCTGCCCGAAGCGCTCGAAAAATGGCCGCTGCCCTGGTTCGAGCTTCTGCTGCCGCGCCACCTGGAGATCATCCTGGAGATCAACCGCCGGCTTCTCGACGAAGTGCGGGCCCGCTTTCCCGGCGATGAGGGCCGTATCGAGCGTGTGAGCTTGGTCGAGGAGGGCGGTCCGCGGAAGATCCGGATGGCCAACCTCGCCATCGTCGGATCGCACAGCACCAACGGGGTCGCTGCGATCCATTCCGATCTGCTGCGCACCGTGACGGTCAAGGATCTGGCCGAACTGTATCCCGAGCGCTTCAACAACAAGACCAACGGCGTGACGCCCCGGCGTTGGCTTCGGCTGGCCAACCCCGCCCTCTCCCGCTGCATCACCGACGCCATTGGGGACGGATGGATCACCGACCTGTCCCAATTGGCCAAGCTGACGCCGCTTGCGGACGACGGGGCTTTCCAGGACGCCGTGCGGGAGGCCAAGCGCGCCATGAAGCACCGCTTCGTGGCGTGGCTTGCATCGACCAACGGCATCACCGTCGATCCCGACACGATCTTCGACTGCCAGATCAAACGCATCCACGAATACAAGCGGCAGCTTCTGAACGCGTTGCGGATCGTCGTGCTCTACAACCGGATGCGGCAGAACCCCGGCCTCGACATGGCGCCGCGGACCTTCTTCTTCGCGGGAAAGGCGGCTCCCGCCTACCGTCTCGCCAAGGTGATCATCAAATTCCTCAACAACCTCGCCGTCGCCATCGACGACGACCCGGTGGTGCGCGGCCGTCTCAGGGTGGTGTTCCTGCCCGAGTACGGCGTGTCCCTGGCCGAGAAGCTGATTCCCGCCTCCGACGTGTCCAACCAGATCTCGACGGCGGGCTATGAGGCGAGCGGCACCAGCAACATGAAGTTCATGATGAACGGCGCATTGACGATCGGCACGCGCGATGGCGCGACGATCGAGATGGCGCAAGCCGCAGGCGAGGAAAACTTCTTCCTGTTCGGGTTGACGGCGGATCAGGTGAGCGGCAGCGCCGGCTGGTACAGCCCTTTCTGGCATCACCACAACGAACCGGAAACCCGCGCCGCGCTGGACCTGGTATTTTCCGACCATTTCAACCGCAACGAACCAGGCATCTTCGAACCTCTGCGCGACGCGCTGCTGACGGGCGGGGACCGCTTCATGCATCTCGCCGATCTCACGGCCTATCTGGAGGCGGACCGGCGGTTGCTGGCGTCCTACGCGGCCCCGCAGGACTGGACGCGCAAGGTCATCATGAACATCGCCAACTCTGGCCGGTTCTCCAGCGATCGCACCATCGCCGAATACGCCGCCGAGATATGGGATGCGAAGCCATGCCCGGTGCCGTAA
- the glgX gene encoding glycogen debranching protein GlgX, with protein MPGAVRAGSAVQVDADTGRAGTPSPPARGTAAPLGAIPTGQGTNFSVFSKHATGMELLLFDRAEDARPARVIRLDPSTHCTYHYWHVFLPDVTAGQIYGYRAEGPWDPANGLRFDRDKLLLDPYGRAVVVPDRYSRDGIRKPGDDCGGAMKSVVVDPGSYDWEGDAPLRRSSAQTIVYEMHVRGFTRHPSSGVGEKTRGTFAGLIEKIPYLQKLGVTAVELLPVFQFDTQDCPPGKVNYWGYAPVSFFAPHAAYSSRSDPLGPLDEFRDMVKALHRGGIEVILDVVFNHTAEGDHNGPTLCFRGLDNPTYYLLEDDRSRYANYTGTGNTLNANHPVVRRMIVDSLRYWVETMHVDGFRFDLASVLSRDTSGHPIPNAPILWDIETEPALAGTKLIAEAWDAAGLYQVGSFVGDSWKEWNGRFRDDVRAFFRGEPGSVTQIADRILGSPEIYGHEEREAEQSVNFVTCHDGFTLNDVVSYDRKHNEANGEGNRDGADDNRSWNCGVEGPTDDPAIERLRNRQVKNFLTVTMLSLGVPMITMGDEARRTQSGNNNAYCQDNETSWFDWTLVETHADVHRFVTALNTRRSLRDRMYERVPLRQLLRKAKITWHGVTPEQPDWSRDSHSIAVEAKVEQGRLRIYLILNAYWKPLRFELPPANDGRVGPWRRWIDTSLDPPCDIVEWSLAPTLSELSYLVEARSVVVLIHDTGEPTHLS; from the coding sequence ATGCCCGGTGCCGTAAGGGCCGGATCGGCGGTTCAGGTGGACGCGGATACGGGGCGGGCCGGCACGCCCAGTCCTCCCGCTCGGGGAACCGCGGCGCCGCTGGGAGCGATCCCCACCGGCCAGGGGACGAACTTCAGCGTGTTTTCGAAGCACGCGACCGGAATGGAGTTGCTGCTTTTCGACCGCGCCGAGGATGCGAGGCCTGCGCGCGTGATCCGCCTCGATCCCTCCACCCATTGCACCTATCATTACTGGCACGTGTTTCTTCCCGACGTGACGGCCGGCCAAATCTATGGTTATCGCGCCGAGGGGCCATGGGACCCCGCCAACGGCCTGCGCTTCGATCGGGACAAGCTTCTCCTTGATCCCTATGGCCGCGCGGTGGTCGTTCCGGACCGCTACAGCCGCGACGGCATCCGCAAACCCGGTGACGATTGCGGCGGCGCCATGAAAAGCGTGGTGGTGGATCCGGGGTCCTACGATTGGGAAGGCGACGCACCGTTGCGCCGGTCGTCCGCGCAGACCATCGTGTATGAGATGCATGTGCGCGGATTCACACGCCATCCCAGTTCCGGCGTCGGCGAGAAGACCCGCGGCACGTTTGCCGGACTGATCGAGAAGATTCCGTACCTGCAGAAATTGGGCGTCACCGCGGTGGAGCTGCTGCCGGTGTTCCAATTCGATACGCAGGATTGCCCGCCGGGAAAGGTCAATTACTGGGGATATGCGCCGGTCTCGTTCTTTGCGCCGCATGCGGCGTACAGTTCGCGTTCCGATCCGCTCGGTCCGCTGGACGAGTTCCGCGACATGGTCAAGGCGCTGCACCGCGGCGGCATCGAGGTCATCCTCGACGTCGTTTTCAACCACACGGCGGAAGGCGACCACAACGGGCCGACCCTGTGTTTCCGAGGGTTGGACAATCCCACCTACTATCTTCTCGAGGACGACCGATCCCGCTACGCCAACTACACGGGCACCGGGAACACCTTGAACGCCAATCACCCTGTCGTCCGGCGCATGATTGTGGACAGCCTTCGATACTGGGTCGAGACGATGCATGTGGACGGCTTCCGCTTCGATCTGGCCTCGGTACTGTCCCGCGACACATCGGGACATCCGATCCCGAACGCGCCGATCCTGTGGGACATCGAAACGGAACCGGCGCTGGCCGGTACGAAGCTGATCGCCGAGGCTTGGGATGCGGCGGGCCTTTATCAGGTCGGCAGTTTCGTCGGCGACAGCTGGAAGGAATGGAACGGACGGTTCCGTGACGACGTGCGTGCGTTTTTCCGCGGTGAACCGGGATCGGTGACCCAGATCGCGGACCGCATCCTCGGCAGCCCGGAGATCTATGGGCATGAGGAGCGGGAGGCTGAACAAAGCGTCAACTTCGTGACCTGCCATGACGGCTTTACGCTCAACGACGTGGTGTCCTACGACCGCAAGCACAACGAGGCGAACGGCGAAGGCAATCGCGATGGCGCGGACGACAACCGCAGTTGGAACTGCGGCGTCGAAGGCCCGACCGACGACCCGGCAATCGAGCGGCTGAGAAACCGTCAGGTAAAGAATTTCCTGACCGTGACGATGCTATCGCTCGGCGTCCCGATGATCACGATGGGCGACGAGGCGCGGCGCACTCAGTCCGGCAACAACAACGCCTACTGCCAGGACAACGAAACCAGTTGGTTTGATTGGACGCTGGTCGAGACGCACGCGGACGTGCACCGGTTCGTAACTGCGCTCAACACACGCCGAAGCCTGCGGGACAGGATGTACGAGCGTGTGCCTTTGCGGCAGCTGCTCCGGAAGGCGAAGATAACCTGGCACGGCGTGACCCCCGAGCAACCGGATTGGAGCCGCGATTCCCACAGCATCGCCGTCGAAGCGAAGGTGGAGCAGGGCCGGCTTCGCATTTACCTGATCCTGAACGCCTACTGGAAACCGCTTCGCTTTGAACTTCCGCCAGCAAATGACGGCCGTGTTGGCCCATGGCGCCGATGGATCGACACCTCGCTCGACCCCCCATGTGATATCGTCGAGTGGAGCTTAGCGCCGACGCTGAGTGAGTTGTCCTATCTGGTGGAAGCGCGGTCCGTCGTCGTGCTGATCCATGACACCGGCGAACCGACCCACCTGTCGTGA
- a CDS encoding cyclic nucleotide-binding domain-containing protein — translation MAKSIQFKSGDLLFRRGDASDCVFWVRHGEIEVLRENGDNAILIGHVRGGEWLGEMGVIEGRSRSATARAVSDGAAEVLTPQEFLDRVSRDASLARGLIQRLSIRLRTIEDKIAGDLLLSTREAETSENGAPSSEALPNDNERILLTAGSDSLRSRIGPSSIQVGQLPFVVGRLPINGEAPPQRSPDLSIDDQPPFRLSRDHFMISRSQGRLLVSDLGSTLGTVVNGQPIGHDFMRDTALLNHGENRVVAGGWGSPFEFNVSIG, via the coding sequence ATGGCCAAATCCATTCAGTTCAAATCAGGCGATTTGCTGTTCCGGCGGGGGGACGCGAGCGACTGCGTTTTTTGGGTCAGGCACGGTGAAATTGAAGTCCTGCGCGAGAATGGAGACAACGCCATCCTGATCGGGCATGTGCGGGGCGGCGAGTGGCTGGGCGAGATGGGCGTCATTGAAGGCCGCAGCCGGAGTGCCACCGCCCGAGCCGTCAGCGATGGCGCCGCGGAAGTCCTCACCCCGCAGGAGTTCCTGGACCGGGTGAGCCGGGACGCATCCCTGGCGCGCGGGTTGATCCAGCGTCTCAGCATCCGCCTGCGGACGATCGAGGACAAGATTGCCGGCGATCTGCTGCTCTCGACGCGCGAGGCGGAAACGTCAGAGAACGGCGCGCCGTCGTCGGAGGCACTTCCCAACGACAACGAACGCATTCTATTGACCGCCGGGTCGGACTCCCTGCGCAGCCGGATCGGTCCAAGCTCAATTCAGGTTGGACAACTGCCCTTCGTGGTCGGTCGGCTCCCGATCAACGGCGAGGCACCGCCCCAACGGTCACCCGATCTGTCCATAGACGATCAGCCGCCGTTTCGCCTGTCGCGCGATCACTTCATGATCAGCCGCAGCCAGGGCCGGCTGCTCGTGTCCGATCTTGGCAGCACGCTTGGGACGGTCGTTAACGGACAGCCGATCGGGCACGATTTCATGAGGGACACCGCCCTTCTGAACCACGGTGAGAACCGCGTCGTTGCGGGCGGCTGGGGATCGCCCTTCGAGTTCAACGTTTCCATCGGCTGA
- a CDS encoding phosphoketolase encodes MPHTDPIQRREAGHGIAEDRVTSLGLREAGMAEALSVKEKALIDAYWRAANYLSVGQIYLYDNPLLKVPLTLKHIKPRLLGHWGTTPGLNFIYVHLNRMIRQLDLNMICIAGPGHGGPAMVANAYLEGTYSEVYPNISPDEEGIKRLFTQFSFPGGIPSHVAPETPGSIHEGGELGYAVSHAYGAAFDNPDLIVACIVGDGEAETGPLATSWHSNKFLNPLSDGAVLPILHLNGYKIANPTILSRISHEELEQLFHGYGYIPYFVEGHEPDDMHERMASTLDTAIADIRRIKDDARRNGVTQRPRWPLIVLRTPKGWTCPKEIDGKRAEDFWRSHQVPMGEMHENPDHVRVLEEWMKSYRPEELFDEGGRLRPDLADLAPRGIRRMSANPHANGGTLLRDLRLPDFRDYAVPMEAPGVAVAEATRVMGQFLRDVMKLNLDARNFRLFSPDENNSNRWQDVLQVTDRTWVADTVPWDDHLAPDGRVMEMLSEHQCQGWLEGYLLTGRHGFFSCYEAFIHIVDSMFNQHAKWLKVCRTIPWRRPVASLNYLLSSHVWRQDHNGFSHQDPGFIDHVVNKKADVVRVYLPPDANCLLSVTDHCLRSRNCVNVVVAGKQPAPQWLTMDEAIRHCTAGLGIWEWASNDRGGEPDVVMACCGDVPTLETLAAVDLLRHYAPDLKVRVINVVDLMTLQPPGEHPHGLPDRDFDALFTTDKPIIFAFHGYPWLIHRLTYRRTGHGNLHVRGYKEEGTTSTPFDMCVLNDLDRFHLVGDVIDRVPARGASAAYVKQAMRDKLIAHKEHIRRYGDDMPEIAGWTWGQPGAVAAASTEADNV; translated from the coding sequence ATGCCGCACACCGACCCGATCCAACGCCGAGAGGCCGGGCATGGCATCGCAGAGGACCGCGTCACATCACTAGGGCTGCGGGAGGCGGGCATGGCCGAAGCGCTGTCAGTCAAGGAAAAGGCTCTCATCGACGCATACTGGCGGGCAGCAAACTATTTGTCCGTCGGGCAAATTTATCTTTATGACAATCCATTGCTCAAAGTTCCCCTTACCCTCAAACACATAAAGCCGAGGTTGTTGGGGCATTGGGGAACCACACCCGGCTTGAATTTCATCTATGTCCATCTGAACCGGATGATCCGGCAATTGGATCTGAACATGATCTGTATTGCCGGTCCCGGGCATGGCGGACCGGCCATGGTCGCGAATGCCTATCTTGAGGGAACATACAGCGAAGTCTACCCGAACATCTCGCCGGATGAGGAGGGCATCAAGCGCCTCTTCACGCAATTCTCGTTTCCCGGCGGGATTCCCAGCCACGTGGCGCCGGAGACGCCCGGTTCGATTCATGAAGGCGGCGAACTCGGATACGCCGTGTCCCACGCGTACGGAGCCGCCTTCGACAACCCCGACCTGATCGTCGCCTGCATCGTCGGCGACGGGGAGGCGGAAACCGGGCCGCTGGCGACGAGCTGGCATTCCAACAAATTCCTCAATCCACTCAGCGATGGCGCCGTTCTGCCGATCCTGCACCTCAACGGCTACAAGATCGCCAACCCCACCATTCTCTCCCGGATCAGCCACGAGGAGCTGGAGCAGCTGTTCCACGGGTATGGATACATCCCCTATTTCGTGGAAGGCCACGAACCTGACGACATGCATGAACGCATGGCCTCCACTCTGGACACGGCCATCGCCGACATTCGGCGGATCAAGGACGACGCGCGCCGAAACGGGGTCACGCAGCGTCCCCGCTGGCCCCTGATCGTGCTCCGCACACCGAAGGGATGGACATGCCCGAAGGAGATCGACGGCAAGCGGGCCGAGGATTTCTGGCGTTCGCATCAAGTCCCGATGGGGGAAATGCATGAGAACCCGGACCATGTGCGTGTTCTCGAAGAGTGGATGAAAAGCTACCGACCCGAGGAGCTTTTCGACGAGGGAGGCCGCCTCCGCCCCGACCTCGCCGACTTGGCCCCCCGCGGCATTCGCCGTATGAGCGCCAACCCGCACGCCAACGGCGGCACGCTCCTGCGCGATCTGCGCCTTCCGGATTTCCGCGACTACGCCGTCCCGATGGAGGCTCCCGGCGTGGCCGTCGCAGAAGCCACCCGCGTGATGGGGCAGTTTCTGCGCGATGTGATGAAGCTGAACCTCGACGCGCGGAACTTCCGGCTCTTCAGTCCCGATGAGAACAACTCCAACCGCTGGCAGGACGTGCTCCAGGTCACGGATCGGACATGGGTTGCCGATACCGTCCCGTGGGACGACCATCTCGCCCCGGACGGACGGGTCATGGAGATGCTCAGCGAACACCAATGCCAGGGGTGGCTTGAAGGCTATCTGCTGACGGGTCGTCACGGTTTCTTTTCCTGCTACGAAGCTTTCATCCACATCGTCGATTCGATGTTCAACCAGCACGCCAAGTGGCTGAAGGTCTGCCGGACCATTCCCTGGCGGCGTCCCGTCGCCTCGCTGAACTACCTGCTGTCCAGCCATGTCTGGCGCCAGGACCACAACGGCTTCAGCCACCAGGACCCTGGCTTCATCGACCATGTGGTGAACAAGAAGGCCGACGTCGTCCGGGTCTATCTGCCACCCGATGCCAATTGCCTGCTGTCAGTCACGGACCATTGCCTGCGCAGCCGGAACTGCGTCAACGTCGTCGTCGCCGGGAAGCAACCGGCCCCGCAGTGGTTGACGATGGATGAAGCCATCAGGCATTGCACGGCCGGTCTGGGGATCTGGGAATGGGCCAGCAACGACCGCGGCGGCGAACCCGATGTGGTGATGGCCTGCTGCGGCGACGTGCCGACGTTGGAGACCCTGGCGGCGGTTGATCTCCTGCGCCATTACGCCCCGGACCTGAAGGTCCGCGTCATCAACGTCGTCGACCTCATGACCTTGCAGCCCCCGGGCGAGCATCCGCACGGACTTCCGGACCGCGACTTCGACGCGCTGTTCACCACGGACAAACCGATCATCTTCGCCTTCCACGGCTATCCCTGGCTCATTCATCGGCTGACGTACCGGCGGACCGGCCACGGCAACCTGCATGTGCGCGGCTACAAGGAGGAAGGCACCACCAGCACGCCCTTCGACATGTGCGTGCTGAACGATCTCGACCGGTTCCACCTCGTGGGCGACGTGATCGACCGGGTTCCGGCGCGCGGCGCGAGCGCCGCCTACGTCAAGCAGGCAATGCGCGACAAGCTCATCGCGCACAAGGAACACATCAGACGGTATGGCGATGACATGCCCGAGATTGCGGGATGGACCTGGGGCCAACCCGGAGCGGTCGCAGCCGCCTCGACCGAGGCCGACAATGTTTGA
- a CDS encoding alpha/beta hydrolase, with translation MNEPAAGPVPSPGGAHHSLKRGAATIAYRHTPGRDPEGLAPGVMFFGGFMSDMTGTKALALEEWAAGEGLSFTRFDYQGHGASSGRFDEGTIGLWADDALAVLDRVTVGPQILVGSSMGGWMMLLTALRRPERVAGLVGIAAAPDFTEDLMWDLFDESVRREILETGRWLRPSDYGPEPQPITRALIEDGRNHLLLRQPIAFDKPVRLLHGMADPDVPWQVSLTLADRLSSSDVRVTLVKDGDHRLSRDQDIDLLCRTVGDLVRGLG, from the coding sequence ATGAACGAACCCGCAGCCGGCCCCGTCCCGTCGCCGGGCGGCGCGCACCATAGCCTGAAGCGCGGCGCCGCGACCATAGCCTATCGTCACACCCCGGGCCGCGACCCGGAAGGGCTGGCCCCCGGCGTGATGTTCTTCGGCGGCTTCATGTCCGACATGACCGGCACCAAGGCGTTGGCCCTGGAGGAATGGGCGGCGGGCGAGGGGCTGTCCTTCACCCGTTTCGACTATCAGGGGCACGGCGCCTCCAGCGGACGGTTCGACGAGGGCACCATCGGGCTGTGGGCCGACGACGCGCTGGCCGTCCTGGACCGCGTGACGGTGGGGCCGCAGATCCTCGTCGGCTCCTCCATGGGCGGCTGGATGATGCTGCTGACCGCGCTGCGCCGTCCGGAGCGGGTGGCCGGGCTGGTCGGCATCGCTGCCGCCCCGGACTTCACCGAGGACCTGATGTGGGACCTCTTCGACGAGTCCGTCCGCCGCGAGATCCTGGAGACGGGCCGCTGGCTGCGCCCCTCCGACTACGGGCCGGAGCCGCAGCCGATCACCCGTGCCCTGATCGAGGACGGGCGCAACCACCTGCTGCTGCGCCAGCCCATCGCCTTCGACAAGCCGGTGCGCCTGCTGCACGGCATGGCCGACCCGGACGTGCCCTGGCAGGTCAGCCTGACCCTGGCCGATCGCCTTAGCAGTTCGGATGTGCGGGTGACGCTGGTGAAGGACGGCGACCACCGCCTGTCGCGCGACCAGGACATCGACCTGCTGTGCCGCACGGTGGGCGATCTCGTCCGCGGCCTCGGCTGA
- a CDS encoding glycosyltransferase family 4 protein, which produces MDVESQLSTGEDPRNPAGAFAAAGRRPVVLQVLPALVTGGAERGCIDVALALAQAGALPLVASEGGPMAAELDRAGIRHITLPLASKNPLVIRRNARKLEAIIRENGVDIVHARSRAPAWSAWLACQATGARYMTTFHAPYNYKNGLKRWYNSVMARGERIIAISGFIRRHILENYDVDPAVIRTIHRGIDPLSFAPERVSSARMIQLAQKWRLPDDKPVILLPGRLTRWKGQTVLIDALAKLGRKDVCALLVGSDQGRTGYRQELEEQVRRAGLEGVVTMTDHCNDMAAAYRLSTVVVSASQEPEAFGRVIVEAQAMGRPVIVSAIGAYQETVIPGETAWVVPPADPDALAKALDEALSLTTEQRDAIGARARAFVAERYTKQRMCADTLAVYAELLAEPKRAVKGR; this is translated from the coding sequence ATGGACGTCGAATCCCAGCTTAGCACCGGCGAGGACCCGCGCAACCCGGCCGGCGCCTTCGCGGCCGCCGGCCGCCGGCCCGTCGTTCTCCAGGTGCTGCCGGCGCTGGTCACCGGCGGGGCCGAGCGCGGCTGCATCGACGTGGCGCTGGCGCTGGCCCAGGCCGGAGCCTTGCCGCTGGTGGCGTCCGAAGGCGGGCCGATGGCGGCGGAGCTGGACCGCGCCGGCATCCGCCACATCACCCTGCCGCTGGCCTCCAAGAACCCCCTGGTCATCCGCCGCAACGCGCGCAAGCTGGAGGCGATCATCCGGGAGAACGGCGTGGACATCGTGCACGCCCGCTCCCGCGCCCCGGCCTGGAGCGCTTGGCTGGCCTGCCAGGCGACCGGCGCACGCTACATGACCACCTTCCACGCCCCTTACAATTACAAGAACGGGCTGAAGCGCTGGTACAATTCGGTGATGGCGCGGGGCGAGCGGATCATCGCCATCTCCGGCTTCATCCGCCGCCACATCCTGGAGAATTACGACGTCGATCCGGCGGTCATCCGCACCATCCACCGCGGCATCGACCCGCTGTCCTTCGCGCCGGAGCGGGTCAGCTCCGCCCGCATGATCCAGCTCGCCCAGAAATGGCGGCTGCCGGACGACAAGCCGGTGATCCTGCTGCCCGGCCGCCTGACCCGCTGGAAGGGCCAGACGGTGCTGATCGACGCGCTGGCGAAGCTGGGGCGCAAGGACGTCTGCGCGCTGCTTGTCGGGTCCGATCAGGGCCGCACCGGCTACCGGCAGGAGTTGGAGGAGCAGGTGCGCCGCGCCGGGCTGGAAGGCGTCGTCACGATGACCGACCATTGCAACGACATGGCCGCCGCCTACCGGCTGTCCACCGTCGTCGTCTCCGCCTCGCAGGAGCCGGAAGCCTTCGGGCGGGTGATCGTGGAGGCGCAGGCGATGGGCCGCCCGGTGATCGTGTCCGCCATCGGCGCCTACCAGGAGACGGTGATTCCCGGCGAGACCGCCTGGGTGGTGCCGCCCGCCGATCCCGACGCGCTGGCCAAGGCGCTGGACGAGGCGCTGTCCCTGACGACGGAGCAGCGCGACGCCATCGGCGCCCGCGCCCGCGCCTTCGTCGCCGAGCGCTACACCAAGCAGCGCATGTGCGCCGACACGCTGGCCGTCTATGCGGAGCTTCTCGCCGAGCCCAAACGCGCCGTAAAAGGCCGCTGA